From the genome of Candidatus Babeliales bacterium, one region includes:
- a CDS encoding amino acid permease: protein MAETGKLSLRSATLININIMFGTGVFINTINLIKIAGFFGFVSYCLVALILLPLIIAITQLIQKYPEGGFYAYAAYELSPFWGFLSTWAYFIGKLASAALLIHVFSLLMQTIIFTLATINPFILDIFTLALFMWINHYGLKTSTRITYLFIFLKLVPIIFVILAGIYLFNHWTIPAQTLKWAAIPSTIPLVLYAFLGFEAACALSQTIENPQKNAVRAIFYSFIFTITITIIYQLIIFLVLGTLLFESNSFLDIFPSLFKTFIINNKVLVQHIINILHIAGASSALGGAYGMIFSNAWNLYILAEQKHIFFASLFRRKNQYGIPFFCVLFEGLVCIMYLLTTLGHQTTLQQISVLGVIIAFTLSIIALLRLSFNQGNYFPPIAWLGLGSCLILLTMSIRNFTVAKTEHLIFFLFYIVFGVIMYLFKNYKSKNI from the coding sequence ATGGCAGAAACTGGCAAATTGTCTTTACGGTCAGCCACTTTAATAAATATTAATATTATGTTTGGTACTGGCGTATTTATTAATACCATTAACCTCATTAAAATTGCTGGTTTTTTTGGTTTTGTAAGCTATTGTTTAGTTGCCTTAATCTTGTTGCCATTGATTATTGCAATCACTCAGCTTATACAAAAATACCCTGAAGGTGGTTTTTATGCGTATGCCGCGTATGAATTAAGTCCTTTTTGGGGGTTTTTAAGCACTTGGGCTTATTTTATTGGTAAGCTTGCTTCTGCAGCATTACTTATTCATGTTTTTTCGTTGCTTATGCAAACCATTATTTTTACTCTTGCAACTATTAATCCCTTTATTCTAGATATTTTTACTCTTGCACTATTTATGTGGATTAATCATTATGGCTTAAAAACAAGCACACGAATTACCTATTTATTTATTTTTTTAAAATTAGTGCCGATTATTTTTGTAATTCTCGCCGGTATATATTTATTTAATCATTGGACTATTCCTGCTCAAACATTAAAATGGGCTGCCATTCCAAGTACTATACCGCTTGTATTATATGCTTTTCTTGGCTTTGAGGCCGCCTGTGCATTGAGTCAAACGATCGAAAATCCACAGAAAAATGCAGTTCGTGCTATTTTTTATTCTTTTATTTTTACTATTACTATTACCATAATTTATCAATTGATTATTTTTTTAGTTTTAGGGACACTTTTATTTGAAAGTAATTCTTTTCTTGATATTTTCCCTTCTCTTTTCAAAACTTTTATCATAAATAATAAAGTATTAGTTCAACATATTATTAATATATTACATATTGCTGGTGCATCATCAGCATTGGGTGGTGCTTATGGTATGATTTTTAGTAATGCATGGAATTTGTATATATTAGCTGAACAAAAGCATATTTTTTTTGCCTCTTTATTTAGGCGCAAAAATCAATATGGCATCCCTTTTTTTTGCGTTTTATTTGAAGGATTAGTTTGTATAATGTATTTATTAACAACATTAGGGCATCAAACCACTCTTCAACAAATAAGCGTTTTAGGTGTAATCATTGCTTTTACTTTAAGTATTATCGCTCTTTTAAGGTTATCGTTTAATCAAGGCAACTACTTTCCGCCTATTGCCTGGCTTGGTCTTGGCAGCTGCTTAATTTTATTAACGATGAGTATTAGAAACTTTACTGTAGCAAAAACAGAACATCTCATATTTTTTTTGTTTTATATTGTATTTGGTGTAATCATGTACTTATTTAAAAATTATAAATCTAAAAACATCTAA
- the dnaG gene encoding DNA primase — translation MNLFNYIKNNVSILEVISEYATLKKAGLYYKGVCPFHHEKTASFTVSPHKEIFYCFGCHIGGDVINFISKTEHCTPLQAAQFLIERYRLIIPKNISIDSDQDDRLDEKNRYHNLCQLIASWFHEQLIKSPALLRYLKSRGFEKNVIENYQIGYFPGGFKSIDRITTYAQKNNFLIEDLIVANLICEGKNILYSPFEERIIFPIKDNLGRICGFGGRVYKKDDDRPKYYNSRENKYFLKGSLLFGLDQAKKAIQQKEAVFLVEGYTDCLAMAQHGFLNTVATLGTACTLEHLKRISRYADTLFVLYDGDKAGQKAALRLTELSWQTNLELNIIKLPQGEDPASFLQKGADLPSLIAQSEDIFLFCLQSSTEGFFEKTINEKVTTIRHLMNIIVTIPDALKKEMLLQRASKAFDIPLLSLKKELILLAKQTQKPLNSYQEPDKEVENSENITLKTILQEIPILEKKLFSVIINNVDLMQPEDETYVETYLSQPLQVFFKKIKTEKKGGTNQFDFVQFFDVLNEKEKILISHLLLECQEYEGPENFEYLLEQFQKKNWKSFVMDTKIKLARAKQAQDEKTMRQILHQFQELKKKLLHKGLV, via the coding sequence ATGAACCTCTTTAATTACATAAAAAATAATGTTTCCATACTCGAAGTAATAAGCGAATATGCTACCCTTAAAAAAGCGGGCCTCTATTATAAAGGAGTTTGCCCATTTCATCATGAAAAAACAGCTTCTTTTACGGTCAGCCCTCACAAAGAAATATTTTATTGCTTTGGCTGCCATATCGGTGGTGATGTTATTAATTTCATTAGCAAAACTGAACATTGCACCCCTTTACAAGCAGCACAATTCTTAATTGAGCGCTATCGATTAATAATTCCTAAAAATATTTCTATTGATTCTGATCAAGATGATCGATTAGATGAAAAAAATCGTTACCATAATCTTTGTCAGCTAATTGCTTCTTGGTTTCACGAACAGCTTATAAAATCACCTGCTCTTTTGCGCTATTTAAAAAGCCGTGGCTTTGAAAAAAATGTTATCGAAAATTACCAAATCGGTTATTTTCCTGGCGGTTTTAAATCAATTGATCGTATCACCACTTACGCACAAAAAAACAATTTTTTAATTGAAGACCTCATCGTTGCAAATCTAATATGCGAAGGGAAAAACATTTTATATTCTCCCTTTGAAGAGCGCATAATATTCCCGATAAAAGATAATCTGGGGCGAATATGTGGGTTTGGTGGGCGTGTCTATAAAAAAGATGATGATCGCCCTAAATATTATAATTCACGAGAAAATAAATACTTTTTAAAGGGGTCATTACTTTTTGGCCTTGATCAAGCAAAAAAAGCAATTCAGCAAAAAGAAGCAGTATTTTTAGTAGAAGGATATACTGACTGTCTGGCAATGGCTCAACATGGATTTTTAAACACTGTAGCAACACTTGGCACTGCCTGCACCCTGGAACATCTAAAACGAATTTCTCGTTATGCCGATACCTTGTTTGTATTATATGATGGCGATAAAGCTGGTCAAAAGGCGGCACTTCGCCTTACTGAACTCAGTTGGCAAACTAATTTAGAGCTCAATATAATCAAGCTCCCTCAAGGAGAAGATCCTGCCTCTTTTTTGCAAAAAGGTGCTGACTTGCCTTCATTAATCGCTCAATCAGAGGATATTTTTCTATTTTGCCTTCAATCAAGTACTGAAGGCTTTTTTGAAAAAACAATTAACGAAAAAGTGACAACCATTCGTCATTTAATGAATATTATTGTAACTATACCTGATGCATTAAAAAAAGAAATGCTCTTACAGCGGGCTTCTAAAGCCTTTGATATTCCCCTGCTATCATTAAAAAAAGAACTTATTCTGCTGGCAAAACAAACCCAAAAACCCCTTAACTCTTATCAAGAACCAGATAAAGAAGTTGAAAACTCTGAAAATATTACCCTAAAGACCATATTGCAAGAAATACCAATCTTGGAAAAAAAATTATTTTCTGTTATAATAAATAATGTGGATTTGATGCAGCCAGAAGATGAAACGTATGTAGAAACATATTTAAGTCAGCCCTTGCAGGTATTTTTTAAAAAAATAAAAACAGAAAAAAAAGGAGGTACCAATCAATTTGATTTCGTTCAATTTTTTGATGTGCTCAATGAAAAAGAAAAAATATTAATTAGTCATCTCCTACTTGAATGTCAGGAGTATGAAGGACCAGAAAACTTTGAGTATTTACTTGAGCAATTTCAAAAAAAAAATTGGAAATCATTTGTCATGGATACCAAAATAAAACTTGCACGAGCTAAACAAGCACAAGATGAAAAAACAATGCGGCAAATTTTGCATCAATTTCAAGAATTGAAAAAAAAGTTATTGCATAAGGGACTCGTATGA
- a CDS encoding prolipoprotein diacylglyceryl transferase gives MKILHLFGPIYIQSYGICIALGLLAFMNLMYRDARRAVLLTYDQFISLITIGIAAAIIGGRVLYILTEFSYLHSINIFEIWHGGFSVLGSIIAVIATIPFFLNKHGIPLFSTLDLCATYAPLLQSISRIGCFFAGCCFGKPTNSFFGIMYSTPFEIAPALIKIHPTQLYSSIILFSIFLFLYIYRKNNFFDGSFLYIYLVCASLERFFVDFFRGDQQFSNSLPLFSINQWLSLFIFCGATCFFCIRYYNKSYEPL, from the coding sequence ATGAAAATCTTACATTTATTTGGCCCTATTTATATACAAAGTTATGGCATCTGTATCGCTCTCGGGCTTCTTGCCTTTATGAATCTCATGTATCGTGATGCTCGAAGAGCGGTCTTGCTTACTTATGATCAATTTATTTCGCTTATCACCATTGGTATTGCCGCTGCAATAATTGGTGGACGTGTTTTATATATTCTTACGGAGTTTTCATATTTACATTCAATTAATATATTTGAAATCTGGCATGGTGGTTTTTCCGTTTTAGGAAGCATAATTGCAGTTATTGCAACCATTCCTTTTTTTCTTAACAAACATGGTATACCACTATTTTCAACGCTTGATTTATGCGCAACCTATGCACCACTTTTACAAAGTATTTCCCGGATTGGTTGTTTTTTTGCCGGCTGTTGCTTTGGAAAACCTACCAATTCTTTTTTTGGTATTATGTATTCTACTCCTTTTGAAATTGCACCAGCATTGATAAAAATTCATCCTACTCAGCTTTATAGCTCTATTATCCTTTTTAGTATTTTTCTTTTTTTATATATCTACCGGAAAAATAATTTCTTTGATGGATCATTCTTGTATATCTATCTAGTCTGCGCTAGCTTAGAACGCTTTTTTGTTGATTTTTTTAGAGGAGATCAGCAATTTTCTAATTCTTTGCCATTATTTTCAATAAACCAATGGCTTTCTTTATTTATTTTTTGCGGCGCAACTTGTTTCTTTTGCATAAGATACTACAATAAATCATATGAACCTCTTTAA
- the mnmG gene encoding tRNA uridine-5-carboxymethylaminomethyl(34) synthesis enzyme MnmG produces the protein MKKLLTDFDVIVVGGGHAGIEAAHIAAQMGSRTLLITLDPNKIGTMPCNPAIGGIGKGHIVFEVSALGGLMPKLCTQTYLQARMLNTKKGPAVQGLRLQIDKESYSKLSKTYLESINNLTILGDTVEDIIVNNNIIEGVKTAQNQIFRAPCVIFTTGTFLNGRVHIGLENFAAGRRGENAVTGLSKSLTKLGLQMGRLKTGTPPRLSRESIDFSKLTLQQPDNLKFLFEFTPHEAKHTRDCYITYTNEKTHEIIRQSLHLSAMYSGNISGKGPRYCPSIEDKIARFPDKTGHHIFVEPESASTEVVYPSGISTSLPLETQKQFINSIKGFENAEIIYPGYAIEYDFVYPHQLNHTLEVRHVNGLFLAGQINGTTGYEEAAGQGIIAGINAHLKAHKQPSFILSRHEGYIGVMIDDLVSLGIDEPYRMFTSRAESRLTLRQDNVFYRLADKSYNLGLIDKSFYETIQKEQHIIQDAIRDLKNGKNNEKLLALLGKDEQNIAQLHQMTNNTLNERSIQSLWAEIRYEPYLKREQREIEKAKKYQTLIIPAAFDYTDLPGLSKELQEKLKKHKPTSIAQAALIQGITPAAISVLIFKIQEFEKKHKIH, from the coding sequence ATGAAGAAATTGCTAACTGATTTTGATGTTATTGTAGTCGGCGGTGGGCATGCCGGCATTGAAGCAGCTCATATTGCTGCTCAGATGGGTTCCAGAACCCTTCTCATTACTCTTGATCCCAATAAAATAGGTACTATGCCTTGCAATCCTGCTATCGGTGGTATTGGCAAAGGGCATATTGTGTTTGAAGTGAGTGCCTTAGGTGGTCTTATGCCTAAGCTTTGTACTCAAACGTATTTACAAGCTCGTATGCTAAATACTAAAAAAGGACCTGCCGTTCAAGGGCTACGATTACAAATTGATAAAGAATCTTATAGTAAACTTAGCAAAACATATCTTGAATCAATCAATAATTTAACTATTTTGGGCGATACTGTCGAAGATATTATCGTTAATAATAATATTATTGAAGGGGTAAAAACCGCTCAAAACCAGATATTTCGTGCTCCTTGTGTTATTTTTACTACTGGTACTTTTTTAAATGGCCGCGTTCATATCGGTTTAGAAAATTTTGCAGCAGGACGGCGTGGTGAAAATGCGGTAACTGGTCTCTCAAAAAGCCTCACTAAGCTCGGTCTTCAAATGGGGCGCCTTAAAACAGGTACACCCCCACGTTTATCAAGAGAAAGTATTGATTTTTCTAAGCTTACTTTGCAACAACCTGATAACTTAAAGTTTTTGTTTGAATTTACACCCCATGAGGCAAAACACACTCGAGATTGTTACATCACGTATACTAATGAAAAAACTCATGAAATTATTAGGCAAAGCCTCCATTTATCCGCAATGTATAGTGGTAATATCTCTGGGAAAGGCCCTCGCTATTGCCCGTCAATTGAAGATAAAATAGCACGTTTTCCTGATAAAACTGGCCATCATATTTTTGTTGAACCAGAAAGCGCTTCCACGGAGGTTGTTTATCCGAGTGGTATTTCAACTTCATTACCGCTCGAAACTCAAAAACAATTTATTAATTCTATTAAAGGCTTCGAAAACGCCGAAATTATATATCCGGGCTATGCAATTGAATATGATTTTGTATACCCACATCAACTGAATCATACACTTGAAGTTCGTCATGTTAATGGTCTTTTTTTAGCAGGACAAATTAATGGTACAACTGGTTATGAAGAAGCAGCAGGACAAGGAATTATTGCCGGTATTAACGCACATTTAAAAGCACATAAACAACCGTCGTTTATTCTTTCCCGTCATGAAGGATATATCGGTGTTATGATCGATGATTTAGTCTCGCTCGGCATTGATGAACCATATCGCATGTTTACTTCTCGTGCAGAATCACGTTTAACTTTACGTCAAGATAATGTTTTTTACCGGCTTGCTGATAAAAGCTATAATCTTGGCCTTATAGATAAGTCCTTTTATGAAACTATTCAAAAAGAACAACATATTATTCAAGATGCAATTCGTGATTTAAAAAATGGTAAAAACAATGAAAAACTACTTGCTTTATTGGGCAAAGACGAACAAAATATAGCACAACTTCACCAAATGACTAATAATACCCTTAATGAACGCAGCATTCAATCTCTATGGGCTGAGATTCGTTATGAACCATATTTAAAACGTGAGCAACGTGAAATAGAAAAAGCAAAAAAATATCAAACACTCATTATACCGGCTGCTTTTGATTATACTGACTTACCCGGATTATCAAAAGAGCTTCAAGAAAAGCTTAAAAAACATAAGCCTACCTCTATTGCTCAAGCTGCATTGATTCAAGGAATAACACCGGCTGCTATTTCCGTATTAATATTCAAAATACAAGAATTTGAAAAAAAACATAAAATTCATTAA
- a CDS encoding ankyrin repeat domain-containing protein, producing the protein MKQKVLVRSLSHSSGLDNYKKALQQKVSKKQPQNLLIDEKKQYKNIKLPVEIEFKIIESLISQSLTEKEYFFISSFLDDLLCYRLYKTHHTKIYELRALITTYPNILNEYCKANINTAIDCYCFNWQLIKTLFSDHRINPTTALHHLILNEDINRFTKILALVDPKWIINNKKLIEIALTTKNNKFLNELLAKGAKPSIQQIGILTKKPNNTGNEYDLLLKYNIITPDQLAMLNDFSLFKCLVTKNLVNINKKNLYGSTLLHIAVEKGDYKLAENLLKKGASLNILDSQDKTAYLYALKKINKKHHDWKIFFLLLQYGAQLNEIDKLAILNNINSYSNSLIPTEDFSIIKNYMKTTAEAILTLHQYYPYNENESSIIDLTPIEKEFMQLIDPHFVSLAEEAIVSYENKLIKITTLSKINNVNEYIHELLSMIINTPWMLFKHSSAYDTHFDIEPLENIFKKHIPIVNQKIEQKKLEIKKEKTRLKSFKIILGLISFHFAYSLFSKLFLNKTIKAFLFSYSSYSKNLLNTYFFKY; encoded by the coding sequence ATGAAACAAAAAGTCTTAGTTAGGTCATTATCGCATTCTTCGGGTTTAGATAATTACAAAAAAGCTTTGCAACAAAAAGTTTCTAAAAAACAACCTCAGAATTTATTAATCGATGAAAAAAAACAATATAAAAACATAAAACTTCCTGTAGAAATTGAATTTAAGATAATAGAATCTTTAATTTCCCAATCACTGACAGAAAAAGAATATTTTTTTATAAGTAGTTTTTTAGATGATTTACTTTGCTATCGTTTATATAAAACACATCATACAAAAATTTATGAACTCAGGGCATTAATAACTACCTACCCAAATATTTTAAATGAGTATTGCAAAGCCAATATCAATACGGCTATAGATTGCTATTGCTTTAATTGGCAACTAATTAAAACATTATTTTCAGATCATAGAATAAATCCAACAACAGCTTTGCATCATTTAATATTAAATGAAGATATAAATAGATTTACTAAAATTTTAGCTTTAGTAGACCCAAAATGGATTATAAATAATAAAAAATTAATAGAAATCGCTTTAACTACAAAAAATAATAAATTTTTAAATGAGCTACTTGCAAAAGGGGCTAAACCGTCTATACAACAGATTGGTATATTAACAAAAAAACCTAATAATACCGGTAATGAGTATGATCTATTATTAAAGTACAACATTATTACCCCTGATCAGCTAGCAATGCTTAATGATTTTTCTTTGTTTAAGTGCTTAGTGACGAAAAATTTAGTAAATATAAACAAAAAAAACCTTTATGGATCAACTCTTTTACATATAGCAGTGGAGAAAGGCGATTATAAATTAGCTGAAAATTTATTAAAGAAAGGTGCATCACTCAACATATTAGATTCCCAAGATAAAACAGCATATTTATATGCACTAAAAAAAATAAATAAAAAACACCATGACTGGAAAATATTTTTTTTACTGTTGCAATATGGCGCTCAATTAAATGAAATAGATAAATTAGCAATATTAAATAATATTAATTCTTATTCTAATTCTTTAATACCTACTGAAGATTTTTCTATTATCAAAAACTATATGAAAACGACAGCAGAAGCTATTTTAACTTTACATCAATATTATCCATATAATGAAAATGAATCCTCCATTATCGATTTAACACCAATCGAAAAAGAATTTATGCAACTAATCGACCCACATTTTGTTTCTTTAGCTGAAGAAGCTATTGTTTCTTATGAAAATAAATTAATCAAAATAACAACTCTTTCAAAAATAAATAATGTAAATGAATATATCCATGAATTATTATCAATGATAATTAATACCCCCTGGATGCTTTTTAAACATAGTTCAGCTTATGACACACACTTTGATATTGAACCTCTGGAAAATATATTTAAAAAACATATTCCAATTGTAAATCAAAAAATTGAGCAAAAAAAGTTAGAAATCAAAAAAGAAAAAACAAGACTTAAAAGTTTTAAAATAATATTGGGTCTTATTAGTTTTCATTTTGCTTATTCATTATTTTCTAAATTATTTTTAAATAAAACTATTAAGGCTTTCTTATTTTCTTATTCTTCATATTCAAAAAACCTCTTGAACACATATTTTTTTAAATATTAA
- the rpoD gene encoding RNA polymerase sigma factor RpoD, protein MIKKVISKKIEKKEIDTKKTKKLAQPKKDMPAKKDMPAKKDVPIKMEDKETDVKTGIFKVVLEKGQRSGALTYEELVEFGQRYQLSEKDAHELLRLLDKEGIDIIAHDELESTLTLDDFQKDEEKGVKPKFEELDFEGESDEDTDEPSEEAEAEEEEEVITVREPAGVAQLTDGVKVYLREIGKIPLLNKKTEKIIADQIASGKRESIESLSRFPFIHKEFISIGEKLQKDTVPLKDIIQFSEFGPENLPKIEEEKHTLLQTINVIKDLIANEEKIYLSYRGKLDSEEKKQEMLEKVRQNKEEISKTIQSIKLSNKLIRKFAKRLEKNVNKIEERQQEIKRDEIRLKNLQLIKDPTEEQLQEKEAIERNIRAAQKLIKKIENEIGLPLELVRTYFQQLQIGLQKDKQAKDDLAKANLRLVVNIAKKYINKGLHFLDLIQEGNIGLMKAVEKFEFERGYKFSTYATWWIRQAITRAIADQSRTIRVPVHMVETLNKINKIKRVFVQENGREPTHTELAKELNIDEKKIKNIIKISKEPVSLETPVGDSEDAFIKDFIENENDFSPADTVTSNDLKERVREVLKTLTPREEKVLKMRFGIDVASEHTLEEVGKDFSVTRERIRQIEVKALRKLRHPSRSKKLQSFFDKEYDNISGDSIE, encoded by the coding sequence ATGATAAAAAAAGTAATCTCAAAAAAAATAGAAAAAAAAGAAATTGATACTAAAAAAACAAAAAAATTAGCACAGCCAAAAAAAGATATGCCTGCAAAAAAAGATATGCCTGCAAAAAAAGATGTTCCAATAAAAATGGAAGATAAAGAAACCGATGTTAAAACTGGTATTTTTAAAGTTGTTCTGGAAAAAGGACAGCGAAGTGGTGCACTCACTTACGAAGAACTAGTTGAATTTGGTCAACGCTACCAACTTTCTGAGAAAGATGCTCATGAATTACTCCGCCTTCTTGATAAAGAAGGTATTGATATTATTGCTCATGATGAGCTTGAAAGTACTCTCACGCTCGATGATTTTCAAAAAGATGAAGAAAAAGGCGTAAAGCCAAAATTTGAAGAACTCGATTTTGAAGGCGAATCTGATGAAGATACAGATGAACCTTCTGAAGAAGCAGAAGCTGAAGAAGAAGAGGAAGTTATTACCGTTCGTGAACCAGCCGGTGTAGCTCAACTTACTGATGGCGTAAAAGTATATTTACGAGAAATTGGTAAAATTCCATTATTGAACAAAAAAACTGAAAAAATTATTGCTGATCAAATAGCATCAGGAAAACGTGAATCAATAGAATCACTCTCTCGCTTCCCTTTCATCCACAAAGAATTTATTTCAATTGGTGAAAAATTACAAAAAGATACGGTTCCTCTTAAAGATATTATCCAATTTTCAGAATTCGGTCCTGAAAATTTACCAAAAATTGAAGAGGAAAAGCACACATTACTGCAAACTATCAATGTTATTAAAGACTTAATTGCTAACGAAGAAAAAATCTACTTAAGTTATCGTGGCAAGCTTGATAGTGAAGAAAAAAAGCAGGAAATGCTTGAAAAAGTTCGGCAAAATAAAGAAGAAATTAGCAAAACAATTCAATCGATTAAATTATCGAATAAATTGATTCGTAAATTTGCCAAACGACTTGAAAAGAACGTCAACAAAATAGAAGAACGTCAACAAGAAATTAAGCGTGACGAAATTCGTTTAAAAAACTTGCAATTAATAAAAGATCCTACCGAAGAACAATTGCAAGAAAAAGAAGCAATTGAACGAAATATTCGTGCCGCTCAAAAATTAATTAAAAAAATTGAAAATGAAATTGGCTTACCGCTTGAATTAGTTCGTACTTATTTTCAACAACTTCAAATCGGACTTCAAAAAGATAAACAAGCAAAAGATGATTTGGCAAAAGCAAATCTTCGTTTAGTGGTAAATATTGCCAAAAAATATATCAATAAAGGCCTTCATTTTCTTGATTTGATTCAAGAAGGTAATATCGGCTTAATGAAGGCGGTTGAGAAGTTCGAATTTGAACGTGGATATAAATTTTCAACTTATGCAACTTGGTGGATCAGACAAGCAATTACTCGTGCGATTGCCGATCAATCAAGAACTATTCGCGTACCGGTTCATATGGTGGAAACACTTAATAAAATTAACAAAATTAAGCGGGTATTCGTGCAAGAAAATGGTCGAGAACCAACACATACTGAACTTGCAAAAGAACTTAATATTGATGAAAAGAAAATTAAGAATATTATCAAAATTTCTAAAGAACCTGTATCACTTGAAACACCAGTTGGTGATAGTGAAGATGCGTTTATAAAAGACTTTATTGAAAATGAAAATGATTTCTCTCCTGCTGATACTGTAACCAGTAATGATCTTAAGGAACGAGTACGAGAAGTGCTTAAAACATTAACTCCTCGGGAAGAAAAAGTGCTCAAGATGCGTTTTGGCATTGATGTTGCTTCAGAGCATACACTTGAAGAAGTAGGTAAGGATTTTTCAGTAACCCGTGAACGTATTCGTCAAATTGAAGTAAAGGCATTGCGTAAACTACGTCATCCATCGCGCAGCAAAAAGTTGCAATCGTTTTTTGATAAAGAATATGATAATATTTCGGGTGATTCCATAGAATAA
- the mraY gene encoding phospho-N-acetylmuramoyl-pentapeptide-transferase: MIYHIAYYLKSIWSFFNVVHYVSFRAMAALLSSIFFSFLFGQQFIETSKRFFRSKAREWTPSSHRAKDNMPTMGGLFILAIVTLNILLWCNWYKTDIWIFLGCLIGFGAIGFYDDWAKIKHGKGMSAGLKFKLQVFISAVTIFLFIMNGLSTTVSFPFVKWLMPDISWFYLVWAVFIIVGCSNAVNLTDGLDGLAITSLIPNFVIFSILCYLAGHYKIAHYLHIPFAGSAEITVIGATLVGASIGFLWYNAYPAQIFMGDVGSLALGSGLALMALLSKQEILLSVSGGLFVIEALSVITQVGSYKLFGKKIFRMAPIHHHFELLGWPESKITARFGIISLILCLLALMTIKMR; the protein is encoded by the coding sequence ATGATTTATCATATAGCTTATTATTTAAAATCCATTTGGTCTTTTTTTAATGTAGTGCATTATGTTAGTTTTCGTGCAATGGCTGCTTTATTGAGTTCAATTTTTTTTTCTTTTCTCTTTGGGCAACAATTTATCGAGACTTCAAAGCGATTTTTTAGATCAAAAGCACGAGAATGGACACCTTCTTCTCATCGAGCTAAAGATAACATGCCGACAATGGGTGGATTGTTTATTTTAGCAATTGTTACCTTGAATATTTTATTATGGTGTAATTGGTATAAAACAGATATATGGATTTTTTTAGGTTGTTTGATTGGTTTTGGTGCAATCGGTTTTTACGATGATTGGGCCAAGATCAAGCATGGTAAAGGAATGAGTGCTGGTTTAAAATTTAAATTACAAGTATTTATAAGTGCAGTTACTATTTTTCTTTTTATTATGAATGGCTTATCAACGACGGTAAGTTTCCCTTTTGTTAAATGGTTAATGCCTGATATTAGTTGGTTTTATTTAGTTTGGGCAGTTTTTATTATTGTAGGTTGTAGTAATGCAGTTAATCTAACTGATGGGCTTGATGGCTTGGCAATTACTTCACTAATACCGAATTTTGTAATATTTTCCATACTCTGTTATTTGGCTGGTCACTATAAAATTGCGCATTATTTGCATATTCCATTTGCTGGCAGTGCAGAAATTACCGTTATTGGTGCAACACTTGTGGGCGCTTCGATAGGATTTTTGTGGTATAACGCATATCCGGCACAAATTTTTATGGGAGATGTTGGTTCTTTAGCGCTTGGCAGTGGTTTGGCATTAATGGCACTTTTGTCAAAACAAGAAATCTTATTGTCTGTTTCTGGAGGGTTATTTGTAATCGAGGCACTTTCAGTAATAACGCAAGTTGGCTCATATAAATTATTTGGAAAAAAAATATTCAGAATGGCGCCAATTCATCATCATTTTGAGCTGCTTGGTTGGCCAGAATCAAAAATTACCGCACGATTTGGAATTATTTCTCTTATTTTGTGTTTGCTTGCTTTAATGACGATAAAAATGCGTTAA